A stretch of Brassica napus cultivar Da-Ae chromosome C6, Da-Ae, whole genome shotgun sequence DNA encodes these proteins:
- the LOC106353519 gene encoding trihelix transcription factor DF1-like — protein MMQLGGTTTTAATSAAPPPSNDSAATEAAAAAATVGAFEVSEEMNDRGFGGNRWPRQETLALLKIRSDMGIAFRDASVKGPLWEEVSRKMAELGYIRNAKKCKEKFENVYKYHKRTKEGRTGKSEGKTYRFFDQLEALETRPTSSSIHHQQQQQQPPPQTQPQPLQPQPPLRPHNNNSPMFSTPPPVTTITPQITNTTLPPYTQPANVPSFPNISGDFLSDNSTSSSRSTSSDVDVGDGTTTTRKKKRKRKWKEFFERLTRQVVDKQEELQRKFLEAVEKREDERLVREESWRVQEIARINRERDILAQERSMSAAKDAAVMAFLQKLSEKPNPQGQSIIPQPQPQPQQAPSQMQVNNNNNQQTPQPPPPPPTQPTQPVTPTVDTSKTDNGDQNMTPVSASAAGAVSSSRWPKVEIEALIKLRTNLDSKYQENGPKGPLWEEISAGMKRLGFNRNSKRCKEKWENINKYFKKVKESNKKRPEDSKTCPYFHQLDALYRERNKFHTNNNVIASSSSTSGLVKPDNSVPLMVQPEQQWPPAMATTTVTSTVAATAQPDQHPPPQPLDKNFDDEEGTDGEEYDDEEDYEENEEEEGGEFELVPSNNNNNKPTNNM, from the exons ATGATGCAGCTGGGTGGTACTACAACCACAGCCGCAACCTCAGCTGCACCCCCACCATCGAACGATTCAGCCGCTACAGAAGCTGCGGCAGCTGCAGCAACGGTTGGAGCTTTTGAGGTGTCGGAAGAGATGAACGACCGCGGTTTTGGAGGAAACCGGTGGCCGCGGCAGGAAACGCTTGCGCTGCTAAAAATACGATCTGACATGGGAATAGCGTTTCGAGACGCTAGCGTTAAAGGACCCTTGTGGGAAGAGGTTTCCAG GAAAATGGCTGAGCTTGGTTACATAAGAAACGCCAAAAAATGCAAAGAGAAATTCGAAAACGTTTACAAATACCACAAACGAACCAAAGAAGGCCGTACAGGAAAATCCGAAGGCAAAACTTATCGCTTCTTTGATCAATTAGAAGCTCTCGAGACTCGACCAACCTCCTCTTCCAtccatcatcaacaacaacaacaacaaccaccaccacagactcaaCCGCAACCGCTTCAACCGCAGCCGCCTCTACGACCGCACAACAACAACAGCCCCATGTTCTCCACTCCTCCTCCGGTAACAACTATTACACCGCAGATAACAAACACAACCCTTCCTCCTTATACTCAGCCTGCGAACGTACCTTCGTTCCCAAACATCTCCGGAGACTTTCTGTCGGATAATTCAACATCTTCTTCTCGTTCAACGTCTTCTGACGTCGATGTTGGGGACGGAACCACcacgacgaggaagaagaaaaggaagagaaaaTGGAAAGAGTTTTTCGAGCGGTTAACGAGACAGGTTGTTGATAAGCAAGAGGAGCTTCAACGCAAGTTCTTGGAAGCTGTCGAGAAGCGAGAGGACGAGAGGTTGGTTAGAGAAGAGTCTTGGAGAGTGCAAGAGATTGCTCGTATCAACCGCGAACGCGATATCTTAGCTCAAGAACGCTCCATGTCCGCCGCAAAAGACGCCGCGGTTATGGCGTTTCTTCAGAAACTATCTGAGAAACCGAACCCTCAAGGTCAATCAATAATTCCGCAACcacaaccgcaaccgcaacagGCTCCATCGCAAATGCAGGTTAATAATAACAACAACCAGCAAACGCCCCAACCGCCACCTCCTCCACCTACGCAGCCGACACAGCCAGTGACACCGACCGTAGACACTTCCAAAACAGACAACGGTGATCAGAACATGACTCCAGTGTCGGCCTCGGCGGCAGGAGCGGTGAGCTCATCGCGGTGGCCAAAAGTGGAGATAGAGGCATTGATAAAGCTGAGGACGAATCTTGATTCAAAGTATCAAGAGAACGGACCAAAAGGACCGTTGTGGGAAGAGATATCAGCGGGAATGAAACGTTTAGGGTTCAACAGGAACTCAAAGAGATGCAAAGAAAAATgggaaaacataaacaaatatttcaagAAAGTCAAGGAGAGCAACAAGAAACGCCCTGAAGATTCCAAGACTTGTCCTTACTTTCACCAGCTTGATGCTTTATATAGGGAGAGGAACAAGTTCCACACCAATAACAACGTTATTgcatcttcttcctcaacttCCGGTTTAGTTAAACCGGATAATTCGGTTCCTTTGATGGTCCAACCGGAGCAACAATGGCCTCCGGCGATGGCAACTACTACAGTGACGAGTACAGTTGCTGCAACGGCTCAACCTGATCAACATCCTCCTCCTCAGCCGTTGGATAAGAactttgatgatgaagaaggcACAGATGGAGAAGAATACGACGATGAGGAAGACTACGAAGAGAAtgaggaagaggaaggaggTGAGTTTGAGCTTGTGCCGAGCAATAACAACAATAACAAGCCGACGAATAACATGTGA